The Methanobrevibacter thaueri genome contains a region encoding:
- a CDS encoding NAD(P)-dependent glycerol-1-phosphate dehydrogenase, translating into MSNRKIQMPREVYIDPGIIKDTGEICKSLHLDKKILIVTGQHTYDVGAKPVIESLEKDNIEYDVIKVSNASAESISEVEELITPDTTVIGVGGGRVIDVAKLSSFNRGVYFVSMPTTASHDGIVSPMASIKNPNTSISVTAHSPIAVIADSEVLAQSPFRLLAAGCADLIANFTAIKDWELAHRLKNESFSESAAALSIMSAHLITDNIANIKPNLEPSARIVMKSLFSGGMAISIAGSSRPASGSEHLFSHALDKILDKPALHGEQCGLGTIMMMYLHGGDWKAIRDALKAVQAPTTAKEIGIADEDIIEALMMAHEIRPERYTILGDNGISKEAAYELAYKTEVI; encoded by the coding sequence ATGAGTAATAGGAAAATACAAATGCCTCGTGAAGTTTACATTGATCCAGGTATTATCAAAGACACTGGAGAGATTTGCAAGTCACTGCATTTAGATAAAAAGATTTTAATAGTTACCGGCCAACATACATATGATGTAGGCGCAAAACCTGTAATAGAAAGCCTTGAAAAGGACAATATAGAATATGATGTAATCAAAGTCAGCAATGCATCCGCCGAATCAATCTCTGAAGTTGAAGAATTGATTACACCAGACACCACTGTGATTGGTGTTGGTGGAGGAAGGGTCATTGACGTGGCAAAGCTATCTTCATTCAACAGGGGAGTCTATTTCGTATCCATGCCGACAACCGCTTCACATGACGGTATTGTATCTCCTATGGCATCAATTAAAAATCCTAATACTTCAATATCCGTTACCGCCCACTCACCGATAGCGGTCATAGCCGACTCCGAAGTTCTTGCGCAATCCCCATTCAGATTGCTTGCTGCGGGTTGTGCTGATTTGATTGCAAATTTCACTGCAATCAAGGATTGGGAACTGGCTCACAGGCTAAAGAACGAGTCATTCAGCGAGTCAGCAGCGGCACTGTCTATAATGTCAGCCCATCTGATTACTGATAATATTGCAAACATCAAGCCTAATCTTGAGCCAAGTGCCCGCATTGTCATGAAATCCCTGTTCAGTGGAGGAATGGCAATCAGCATAGCAGGCTCTTCACGTCCTGCAAGCGGATCTGAGCATCTCTTCTCACATGCCCTTGACAAGATATTAGATAAGCCTGCACTGCATGGAGAGCAATGTGGTTTAGGTACAATAATGATGATGTACCTGCATGGTGGGGACTGGAAAGCAATAAGGGATGCCCTTAAAGCCGTTCAGGCTCCAACAACTGCAAAAGAGATAGGTATTGCTGATGAGGACATTATTGAAGCGTTGATGATGGCTCATGAAATCAGGCCTGAAAGATACACAATACTTGGAGACAATGGAATTTCAAAAGAGGCAGCATATGAATTGGCCTATAAGACAGAGGTGATTTAA
- the proS gene encoding proline--tRNA ligase, producing the protein MVENFDEWFHDILEQADITDSRYPIKGMAVWRPYGFQIRKHSMNIIKNLLDKDHDEVLFPMLVPETELAKEGIHVKGFEDEVYWVTKGGQRELNEQLALRPTSETAIYPMYSLWIRTHIDLPIKMYQIVNTFRYETKHTRPLIRVREITTFKEAHTAHATKEESDEQVQDFIAMYKEFFDDLGLAYLISKRPEWDKFPGADYTMAFDVIMPNGKTLQIGTIHNLGQTFAKTFDITFEDKDGEHKLVYQTCAGVSDRVIASVIGMHGDDKGLRLPPKVSPNQVTIIPILFKKGKEEVLAKCAEIKEQLEAKGLRVNLDDRDIRPGKKFNDWELKGTPIKLELGPRDLENNITIAMRRDEEEKIELALDDDLADNVIKLLNKSSENLSNQSWTFQDEHVKFTDNIDEIAQLVEAGNVVSFRWCGDEAIGKEIEEKTGYDILGIQEEISEGKCIASDNDAQYMALIAKTY; encoded by the coding sequence ATGGTGGAAAATTTTGATGAATGGTTTCATGACATTTTAGAACAGGCCGACATAACTGATTCAAGATATCCTATTAAGGGAATGGCAGTTTGGAGGCCATACGGTTTTCAGATAAGAAAACACTCAATGAACATTATAAAGAACTTGTTGGACAAGGACCATGATGAGGTACTCTTCCCAATGCTCGTTCCTGAAACTGAACTTGCAAAGGAAGGAATACATGTTAAGGGATTTGAAGATGAGGTATACTGGGTAACAAAAGGTGGGCAAAGAGAATTGAACGAACAGCTGGCCTTAAGGCCAACCAGTGAAACCGCAATCTATCCTATGTATTCATTATGGATCAGGACTCATATAGACTTGCCAATCAAGATGTATCAGATTGTAAACACATTCAGATATGAGACAAAACACACTAGACCTTTAATTAGAGTAAGGGAAATCACCACTTTCAAGGAAGCACATACCGCTCACGCCACAAAAGAGGAATCCGACGAACAGGTACAGGACTTCATTGCAATGTATAAGGAATTCTTCGATGATTTGGGCCTTGCTTACCTTATTTCCAAAAGGCCTGAATGGGACAAGTTCCCAGGTGCGGACTACACAATGGCATTTGATGTGATAATGCCAAACGGAAAAACCCTGCAGATTGGAACAATCCACAATTTAGGACAGACCTTTGCAAAAACCTTTGACATTACCTTTGAAGACAAGGACGGAGAACATAAGCTTGTTTACCAAACCTGTGCAGGAGTATCCGATAGGGTAATCGCTTCTGTAATTGGAATGCATGGAGACGACAAGGGATTACGCTTACCACCAAAAGTATCACCGAACCAAGTAACCATAATTCCAATCCTGTTCAAGAAAGGAAAAGAGGAAGTCCTTGCAAAATGTGCAGAAATCAAGGAGCAACTTGAGGCTAAAGGACTGAGGGTTAACCTTGATGACAGGGACATCAGACCTGGTAAGAAATTCAATGACTGGGAGCTAAAAGGAACCCCTATCAAACTTGAGCTTGGACCAAGAGATCTGGAAAACAACATTACCATAGCAATGAGAAGGGATGAAGAGGAAAAAATCGAGCTTGCACTTGATGATGATTTAGCAGACAACGTAATCAAATTGTTGAACAAATCCTCTGAAAACCTATCCAACCAATCATGGACATTCCAGGACGAGCATGTAAAATTCACCGACAATATAGATGAAATCGCACAACTCGTTGAAGCGGGCAATGTAGTCAGCTTCAGATGGTGTGGAGATGAAGCAATCGGAAAAGAAATCGAGGAAAAAACCGGCTATGACATTTTAGGAATTCAGGAGGAAATATCCGAAGGTAAATGCATAGCCAGCGACAATGATGCCCAATACATGGCACTGATTGCCAAAACCTATTAG
- a CDS encoding tetratricopeptide repeat protein, producing MSENIKKDLDQAKKNYQSKKYEDAKDIYESIYIEHPEAFTIWDKRFYSWALYQLHVKKPEDETELFEAVDLITQLVPQEDHSEKDGVCAYTMSMMKLLDYLYKNKDYENIIIWSEKLNPDYLSKKTSTFTTDDGREVKLASNKEKYYNWLSKSYQEVEDYDECLSVSKKALEELDQFTNNGDIWFKWRIARSCRELGEYEEAIKYLNDIYRFKKDWYIQWEIAENYFFMGEEEKSLEYAASAALNRGDIDKKIKLYSLLEDLLEDDDPEIALKHSYLIYSIRLHNEWNIDEGLEEEIANAGLDTENTEYWKIERELKSYWKELKFKNQQPTFGVISRIFPHGKTGFVKDESGHSYFFNGFEFKGDPNKYREGVKVSFYIEEGYDKKKDEFKPNAVNIYDI from the coding sequence ATGAGTGAAAACATTAAAAAAGACTTGGATCAAGCAAAAAAGAATTATCAAAGTAAAAAATATGAGGATGCCAAAGACATTTACGAATCCATCTACATTGAGCATCCTGAAGCCTTCACAATATGGGACAAAAGATTCTACAGCTGGGCACTTTATCAGCTTCACGTGAAAAAGCCGGAAGATGAAACAGAGCTATTTGAAGCTGTGGATTTGATAACACAACTTGTGCCTCAGGAAGACCACTCCGAAAAGGACGGGGTTTGCGCATACACAATGTCAATGATGAAGCTTCTTGATTACCTGTACAAGAATAAGGACTATGAAAACATCATTATCTGGTCAGAAAAATTAAATCCTGATTATTTGAGCAAAAAAACCTCCACTTTCACCACTGATGACGGAAGGGAAGTGAAACTTGCATCCAATAAGGAAAAGTACTACAATTGGCTTTCAAAATCATATCAGGAAGTTGAAGACTATGATGAATGCCTAAGCGTTTCCAAAAAGGCATTGGAAGAATTGGACCAATTCACAAACAACGGTGACATCTGGTTTAAATGGAGAATCGCAAGGTCATGCAGGGAATTGGGCGAATATGAGGAGGCCATCAAATACCTAAACGACATCTACAGGTTCAAAAAGGACTGGTACATCCAATGGGAGATTGCTGAAAACTACTTCTTCATGGGCGAGGAGGAAAAATCACTGGAATATGCCGCATCAGCCGCATTAAACCGTGGAGACATTGACAAGAAAATCAAACTGTATTCCTTGCTTGAGGACCTGCTTGAAGATGATGACCCTGAAATTGCACTAAAACATTCCTACCTGATTTATTCCATAAGACTGCATAACGAATGGAACATTGACGAAGGTCTGGAAGAGGAAATAGCAAATGCCGGTTTGGACACCGAAAACACCGAGTACTGGAAAATTGAAAGGGAACTCAAAAGCTATTGGAAAGAATTGAAATTCAAAAATCAGCAACCAACCTTTGGAGTCATTTCAAGAATATTCCCTCACGGAAAAACAGGATTTGTCAAGGATGAGTCAGGACACTCCTATTTCTTCAACGGATTTGAATTCAAAGGAGATCCAAACAAATACCGTGAAGGAGTTAAGGTTTCCTTCTACATTGAAGAAGGCTATGATAAAAAGAAAGACGAATTCAAACCAAATGCAGTTAATATTTACGATATTTAA
- a CDS encoding valine--tRNA ligase, whose protein sequence is MSNKEIPKDYDFKKEKEWEQKWEDENIYKYIGDGSRPRYIIDTPPPYPTGAIHLGHVLNWVYIDMNARYRRQKGFDVLFPQGWDCHGLPTEVKVEETHGIKKNDVSRAQFREYCIDLTTKNIASMKKDMKAMGYSQDWTREFVTMNPEYMRRTQYSFLKMYEDGLIYQGKHPVNWCPRCQTAIAFAEVEYSDNTTFLNYVNFPPAVEDSYDDIASSQESGKQADPKEEGILIATTRPELMSACVAVVIHPEDERYTHLLGKYVEVPLSHQKVKIIADEEVDPEFGTGAVMICTFGDKTDVSWVQKYDLEVIDVMDDDGTLTSAAGRYEGMDLQSCKKQTIEDLDAEGYLLKKEEVDQNVGQCWRCKTPVEILLKEQWFVAVRDLIEKTKVAADEMKWVPEHMKSRMVNWADSMEWDWCISRQRIFATPIPVWYCKDCGKVILPDVEDLPIDPTVDKPKHACECGCEEFIPEVDVLDTWMDSSISPLSIAGWPDEDYVNHFPSNIRPQGHDIIRTWAFYTTLRCIALTGQKPFDDIVINGMVFGEDGNKMSKSRPEFVVGPEEVIEKYGADPLRTWAANSVPGSDVIFDWKDIKHGYRFLRKFWNAFRFISMQIFDEEVTYDEVKDNLGPLDLWILSKLNNLNKTVDKAFDEYNFAQTITPIERFFWHDFCDEYIEAVKYRLYTDVSDESRKAAKYTLRTVVETSLKLMAPIAPFFTEEVYQYFSDESIHTTLWPEVYEELISEEMETKGETTVELIDEVRRFKSASKIPLNAELAEVNVYTSDDDLVDVFNQFDDDIKGTLKINDLTISSGKPEVHEKIIEVEPDMSKIGPTFKGDAGKIIGYLKSTPIDEIGSVLEENHELAIGEIVVPEDMLNVKKEIVGASGKKVDILQSENLDMIVEVIR, encoded by the coding sequence ATGTCAAATAAAGAAATTCCTAAAGACTATGACTTTAAAAAAGAAAAAGAATGGGAGCAAAAATGGGAAGATGAAAACATCTACAAATACATTGGAGATGGATCTCGTCCTAGATACATTATTGACACTCCCCCACCATACCCAACAGGTGCAATTCACTTAGGCCACGTCCTGAATTGGGTTTACATTGATATGAATGCAAGATACAGAAGACAAAAAGGATTTGACGTCTTGTTCCCACAAGGATGGGACTGTCACGGTCTTCCAACTGAAGTTAAAGTTGAAGAGACTCACGGAATCAAGAAAAACGATGTTTCAAGAGCACAATTCAGAGAATACTGTATTGATTTGACCACCAAAAACATTGCAAGCATGAAAAAGGACATGAAGGCAATGGGTTACTCACAGGATTGGACTCGCGAATTCGTCACAATGAATCCTGAGTACATGAGAAGAACCCAATACTCCTTTTTGAAAATGTATGAAGACGGATTGATCTATCAAGGAAAACACCCTGTAAACTGGTGTCCTCGTTGTCAAACCGCTATCGCTTTTGCAGAAGTTGAATATTCCGATAACACTACATTCTTAAACTATGTTAACTTCCCTCCTGCCGTTGAGGATTCATATGATGATATCGCATCATCACAGGAATCAGGCAAACAGGCTGACCCTAAAGAGGAAGGCATTTTAATCGCAACTACCCGTCCTGAATTGATGTCTGCTTGTGTGGCCGTTGTTATTCACCCGGAGGATGAAAGATACACTCACCTTTTAGGCAAATATGTGGAAGTTCCATTGTCACACCAAAAAGTTAAAATCATTGCAGATGAGGAAGTAGATCCTGAATTCGGTACAGGTGCGGTAATGATTTGTACATTTGGGGACAAGACTGACGTAAGTTGGGTTCAAAAATATGACCTTGAAGTCATTGACGTCATGGATGATGACGGCACATTGACCTCAGCCGCCGGAAGATATGAGGGAATGGACCTGCAATCCTGTAAAAAACAGACCATTGAAGACTTGGACGCTGAAGGATACCTCTTGAAAAAGGAAGAGGTTGACCAAAACGTGGGCCAATGCTGGAGATGCAAAACCCCTGTCGAAATCCTTCTTAAGGAACAATGGTTCGTAGCCGTAAGGGACTTGATTGAAAAGACTAAGGTGGCAGCGGATGAAATGAAATGGGTGCCTGAACACATGAAATCCCGTATGGTAAACTGGGCAGATTCCATGGAATGGGACTGGTGTATATCAAGGCAAAGAATATTTGCGACCCCAATTCCTGTATGGTACTGTAAAGATTGTGGAAAAGTCATTTTACCAGATGTTGAAGACTTGCCAATTGATCCAACTGTAGACAAGCCAAAACATGCATGTGAATGCGGCTGTGAAGAGTTCATACCTGAAGTGGACGTACTGGACACATGGATGGATTCATCAATTTCCCCGCTATCCATTGCAGGATGGCCTGATGAAGATTACGTAAATCATTTCCCATCAAACATCCGTCCGCAAGGACATGATATCATCCGTACATGGGCATTTTACACAACTTTACGCTGTATAGCCTTGACCGGTCAAAAGCCGTTTGACGACATTGTAATCAACGGTATGGTATTCGGTGAAGACGGAAACAAGATGAGTAAGTCAAGACCTGAATTTGTTGTCGGCCCTGAAGAGGTAATTGAAAAATACGGAGCAGACCCGTTAAGAACATGGGCAGCAAACAGCGTGCCGGGATCCGATGTAATATTTGACTGGAAAGACATCAAGCATGGATACAGGTTCCTTAGAAAATTCTGGAACGCTTTCAGATTCATCAGCATGCAAATCTTTGATGAGGAAGTCACATATGATGAGGTTAAAGACAATTTAGGACCATTGGACTTATGGATATTGTCAAAACTCAATAATCTCAACAAGACTGTTGACAAGGCTTTCGACGAATACAACTTTGCACAGACAATCACCCCAATCGAAAGATTCTTCTGGCATGATTTCTGTGACGAATACATCGAAGCTGTAAAATACAGATTATACACTGATGTTTCAGACGAGTCTAGAAAAGCAGCAAAATACACTTTAAGAACCGTTGTGGAAACATCCCTTAAATTGATGGCTCCTATTGCACCGTTCTTCACAGAAGAGGTCTACCAATACTTCTCAGATGAGTCAATCCACACAACATTATGGCCTGAAGTATATGAGGAACTGATCAGTGAAGAAATGGAAACAAAAGGAGAAACCACTGTTGAGTTAATCGATGAAGTTAGAAGATTCAAATCAGCATCAAAAATCCCATTGAATGCAGAACTTGCTGAAGTCAATGTCTACACTTCCGATGATGATTTGGTGGATGTGTTCAATCAATTTGATGACGACATTAAAGGAACACTCAAAATCAATGATTTGACAATCAGCTCAGGAAAACCTGAAGTTCATGAGAAAATCATTGAGGTTGAACCTGACATGTCTAAAATCGGACCAACATTCAAAGGGGATGCCGGTAAAATCATCGGTTATCTTAAATCAACTCCTATCGATGAAATCGGTTCCGTTTTAGAGGAAAATCATGAACTTGCAATCGGCGAGATTGTAGTTCCTGAAGACATGTTGAATGTCAAAAAGGAGATTGTCGGAGCATCCGGTAAAAAAGTGGACATCCTGCAATCTGAAAACTTAGATATGATTGTTGAAGTAATTAGATAA
- a CDS encoding UPF0179 family protein, with protein MITLIGKDLAKEGQEFIFLGPANECENCRFKSSCVGNLELNRKYVVVDVKENEQKCPVHAEGIVIPVEVERASIDLLTTSKSIFEGSTFTYNAPDCDENCDFHDLCFPDGLAENDKCIVLENLGKHKQECKKGYKLNKLTLGFVI; from the coding sequence ATGATTACTCTAATCGGTAAGGACTTGGCAAAAGAAGGCCAGGAATTCATTTTCTTGGGACCGGCTAACGAGTGTGAAAACTGCAGGTTCAAATCATCATGTGTCGGAAATTTGGAATTGAACAGGAAATATGTTGTCGTTGATGTTAAGGAAAACGAGCAGAAATGCCCAGTGCATGCAGAAGGTATTGTAATCCCTGTTGAAGTCGAAAGAGCATCAATAGATTTATTGACAACCTCAAAAAGTATTTTTGAGGGGTCAACATTCACATATAACGCTCCGGATTGTGATGAAAACTGTGATTTTCATGACTTATGTTTCCCTGACGGTTTGGCTGAAAACGACAAGTGCATCGTTTTAGAAAATCTTGGAAAACATAAGCAGGAATGTAAAAAAGGTTATAAACTTAATAAACTCACTTTAGGATTCGTGATATAA
- the rpiA gene encoding ribose-5-phosphate isomerase RpiA, which yields MKDTSSNSSAKKNAGYKAAEYVEDGMVLGLGTGSTTHFFIEKVGMRIKEEGINVMGIPTSFQSLLIAKQWNIPITTLEEHDIDLSVDGADEVDSDFNLIKGGGAAHTKEKIVDYAADKFIVIVDESKVVDELGNFPVPVEVLPDASRMVIKELEDMGASCEIRMAQRKDGPVITDNGNFVIDAKFDKIESPAHLEIDLNAIPGVVENGIFSQMVDKVIIGTDDGTKEL from the coding sequence ATGAAAGATACTAGTAGCAATAGTTCTGCTAAAAAGAATGCTGGATACAAGGCTGCCGAATATGTAGAAGACGGAATGGTTTTAGGACTTGGAACAGGTTCAACCACACATTTCTTCATTGAAAAGGTAGGTATGAGAATCAAGGAAGAGGGAATCAACGTAATGGGCATTCCAACATCCTTCCAGTCATTGTTGATAGCAAAACAATGGAACATACCGATAACCACCTTGGAAGAGCACGACATTGACCTTTCAGTGGACGGTGCCGATGAAGTGGACTCAGACTTCAATTTAATCAAGGGCGGCGGAGCGGCCCACACCAAGGAAAAGATTGTTGACTATGCAGCAGATAAGTTCATTGTCATTGTGGATGAATCCAAAGTCGTTGACGAGTTAGGAAACTTCCCTGTACCTGTTGAAGTGCTTCCGGACGCATCAAGAATGGTTATAAAGGAACTGGAAGACATGGGTGCAAGTTGCGAGATAAGGATGGCCCAAAGAAAGGACGGTCCTGTAATAACCGATAACGGCAACTTCGTAATCGACGCCAAATTCGACAAGATCGAATCACCGGCACACTTGGAAATCGACTTGAATGCGATTCCGGGCGTTGTTGAAAACGGTATCTTTTCTCAAATGGTCGATAAGGTAATCATCGGAACCGATGACGGCACAAAAGAGTTGTAG
- the pheT gene encoding phenylalanine--tRNA ligase subunit beta, whose product MPVITFKYTDLKDLGIDMEKDELIDTLPMMSSDIEDYDDEEIKVEFFPNRPDNLSVEGVARSFKGFLGLETGLPNYPITPSNEEVVVDAEVAEIRPYIAFAKIDNVDFTGDKLKYIMDFQENLHWVIGRDRKKVAIGIHNADVVNAPFKYIATPKDANAFVPLEKDSEMTPDEILTEHDKGKAYAHLIDSFDKYPLILDKDDQVLSMPPIINGELTKIKEDTHNIIVDVTGTDERAVNQALNIICSSFAEVGGQIKSMEVKYEDKTIVSPDLTLQEMNVHVDTANELIGGTDLNAEDIKGLLEKARFDAEVLNDNEVKAIIPAYRVDILHEVDIVENIAVQYHINSVEAKLPEINTVAYENDWFRSESIIREAMVGLGFQEIMSLMLTSEEAHYEKMNQEEKPHVQVARPITIDRTMIRTSLINSLMEFLEDNKHEDLPQKIFEIGDVLYLDDSKENKTVSSKKLAALICHSTANFTEIKSVMTSVLSNLGYTMEISDSENKTFIEGRVADVEGVSEKGYVKGFFGEISPEVITNFTLEYPVIGFEIEFINK is encoded by the coding sequence ATGCCAGTTATAACATTCAAATATACTGATTTAAAAGATTTAGGAATAGATATGGAAAAAGATGAACTAATAGACACTCTGCCAATGATGTCTAGCGATATTGAGGACTATGATGATGAAGAAATCAAAGTTGAATTCTTCCCAAACCGTCCGGACAACCTATCCGTTGAAGGAGTGGCCAGATCATTTAAAGGTTTCCTAGGTCTTGAAACAGGCTTGCCTAATTACCCAATAACCCCATCAAACGAGGAGGTTGTTGTTGATGCGGAAGTGGCTGAAATCAGACCATACATTGCCTTTGCAAAAATCGACAATGTTGACTTCACTGGCGACAAGCTAAAATACATCATGGACTTCCAGGAAAACCTTCACTGGGTAATTGGAAGGGACAGGAAAAAAGTGGCAATCGGTATTCACAATGCGGATGTTGTAAATGCTCCATTCAAGTATATTGCAACTCCAAAAGATGCCAACGCTTTTGTTCCTTTAGAAAAAGACTCCGAAATGACTCCTGATGAAATCTTGACCGAACATGACAAGGGAAAAGCCTATGCTCATTTAATTGACTCATTTGACAAATATCCATTGATTCTCGATAAGGATGATCAGGTATTGTCCATGCCACCGATCATTAACGGTGAATTGACCAAAATCAAGGAGGACACTCACAACATCATCGTTGACGTTACCGGTACCGATGAAAGGGCCGTTAACCAGGCATTGAACATCATATGTTCATCATTTGCTGAAGTTGGAGGTCAAATCAAAAGCATGGAAGTCAAATATGAGGACAAGACCATTGTCAGTCCGGACTTGACTCTACAGGAAATGAATGTTCATGTTGATACCGCAAACGAATTGATTGGCGGAACTGACTTGAATGCAGAGGACATCAAGGGATTGCTTGAAAAGGCCCGTTTTGATGCTGAAGTCTTAAACGACAATGAAGTCAAAGCTATTATTCCTGCTTACCGTGTTGATATCCTGCATGAAGTGGATATCGTTGAAAACATTGCGGTCCAATACCACATCAATTCCGTTGAGGCCAAATTGCCTGAAATCAATACTGTCGCTTATGAAAATGACTGGTTCAGATCCGAATCCATTATTCGTGAAGCGATGGTAGGTTTAGGATTCCAGGAAATAATGAGCCTGATGCTTACAAGTGAGGAAGCTCATTATGAAAAGATGAATCAGGAAGAAAAGCCTCACGTTCAGGTTGCAAGGCCTATTACCATTGACAGAACAATGATTAGGACCAGCTTAATCAATAGCCTTATGGAGTTTTTAGAGGACAACAAGCATGAGGACTTGCCTCAGAAAATATTTGAAATCGGTGACGTTTTATACCTTGACGATTCAAAGGAAAACAAGACCGTTTCATCTAAAAAGTTAGCTGCATTGATTTGTCATTCCACAGCAAACTTCACTGAAATCAAGTCTGTGATGACAAGTGTCCTGTCAAACCTTGGTTACACCATGGAAATCAGTGACAGTGAAAACAAGACTTTCATTGAGGGCAGGGTTGCTGATGTGGAAGGCGTTTCTGAAAAAGGTTATGTCAAAGGATTCTTCGGAGAAATCTCACCTGAAGTAATCACTAATTTTACTTTGGAATATCCTGTAATAGGATTTGAAATCGAATTTATTAACAAATAA
- a CDS encoding secondary thiamine-phosphate synthase enzyme YjbQ encodes MIAQKSFNLNTNRNFEIIDITSKVNELIDVDQGIVSIFSRHSTSAIVVNENERGLLNDLEFMLDNLVSDNFSYEHDRIDDNARSHLKSLLLSSSECLPIRNNRLDLGTWQSVFFIELDGPRHNRTISLTIIGE; translated from the coding sequence ATGATTGCTCAAAAATCCTTCAATTTAAATACAAACAGAAATTTTGAAATAATTGATATCACATCTAAAGTCAATGAACTGATTGATGTTGACCAGGGAATCGTTTCCATCTTTTCAAGGCATTCCACCTCTGCTATTGTCGTCAATGAGAATGAGAGGGGCCTTTTGAATGATTTGGAGTTCATGTTGGACAATCTGGTTTCTGACAACTTTTCCTATGAGCATGACAGGATAGACGACAATGCCCGCTCACATCTGAAGTCACTCCTGCTTTCATCAAGCGAATGTCTGCCAATCAGGAACAATCGATTGGATTTGGGCACTTGGCAGTCAGTATTCTTCATTGAACTTGACGGGCCAAGGCATAACAGAACAATAAGTTTAACTATAATAGGAGAGTAA
- the cofC gene encoding 2-phospho-L-lactate guanylyltransferase: protein MDNIYAIIPVTTFKNAKTRLSPFLSEKEREKLLKVMLQDVTDTLKKYVDKIFVISRDEDVLSYAESLNVNTILENENSNLNKALTQAMKLCKGKTKRIIIVPSDIPLIGKTNVQMLIDASKNLDFIIVPSKGGGTNMIIMKPMAIRTRFEGFSYEEHLKVAEKKNLNPQVHDSFFMALDVNTAEDLGEIMIHGKKTHTRQYLKELKVNVESHRGIERLKVTRDD from the coding sequence ATGGATAACATTTATGCGATAATTCCGGTAACAACATTCAAAAACGCAAAAACCAGACTTTCCCCATTCCTGTCCGAAAAGGAAAGGGAAAAACTCTTGAAGGTGATGCTTCAGGACGTTACAGACACCCTGAAAAAATATGTGGACAAGATATTCGTAATCAGCCGTGACGAGGATGTGCTGAGCTATGCTGAAAGTCTAAACGTCAATACAATCCTGGAAAATGAAAACTCCAACTTGAATAAGGCATTAACCCAGGCAATGAAGCTATGCAAAGGAAAAACCAAAAGAATCATTATTGTTCCTTCAGACATTCCTTTGATTGGAAAAACCAACGTTCAAATGTTGATTGACGCTTCCAAAAATCTGGATTTCATTATTGTTCCATCCAAAGGAGGAGGAACCAACATGATTATAATGAAACCTATGGCTATTCGTACAAGATTTGAAGGATTCAGTTATGAGGAACATCTCAAAGTCGCCGAGAAGAAGAACCTGAACCCACAGGTTCATGATTCCTTTTTCATGGCATTGGATGTCAACACCGCCGAGGATTTGGGCGAAATCATGATTCACGGCAAAAAGACCCACACCAGACAATACCTAAAAGAGCTTAAGGTCAATGTGGAGTCCCATCGCGGAATTGAAAGATTAAAAGTTACCCGAGATGATTAG
- a CDS encoding winged helix-turn-helix domain-containing protein, whose translation MDDETLKVYGYVISSSYRERSVKSLNESNKIPTDLAEDIGVRANHISKVLKELKECGVAECINEEKRKNRIYKLTPKGEDIAKLID comes from the coding sequence ATGGATGATGAGACACTTAAAGTATATGGATATGTAATCAGCTCCTCTTACCGTGAGAGGTCTGTAAAATCATTAAACGAATCCAATAAAATTCCAACCGATCTGGCTGAGGACATTGGCGTTCGAGCGAATCACATTTCAAAAGTGCTGAAGGAACTTAAGGAATGCGGTGTTGCAGAGTGCATCAATGAGGAAAAACGCAAAAACAGAATCTATAAACTAACACCAAAAGGCGAAGATATAGCCAAGCTTATAGATTAA